The proteins below come from a single Notamacropus eugenii isolate mMacEug1 chromosome 7, mMacEug1.pri_v2, whole genome shotgun sequence genomic window:
- the INAFM2 gene encoding putative transmembrane protein INAFM2, producing the protein MKERDSAPAERGKPATYTGDKKAKMAAKTNKKWVRLATVFAYVLSVSLAAIVLAVYYSLIWQPVGAGSSGGPGGPPPGPPNATATAPAGTPNATASPRSEAPQDAPPLQSSGTSARPGGRPGEQRRREPEDEAPAAAPGSR; encoded by the coding sequence ATGAAGGAGCGCGACTCGGCCCCGGCCGAGCGGGGCAAGCCGGCCACCTACACCGGGGACAAGAAGGCGAAGATGGCGGCCAAGACCAACAAGAAGTGGGTCCGGCTCGCCACCGTGTTCGCCTACGTGCTGTCCGTGTCGCTGGCCGCCATCGTGCTGGCCGTCTACTACAGCCTCATCTGGCAGCCGGTGGGGGCCGGCTCCTCGGGGGGCCCCGGCGGCCCGCCCCCCGGGCCCCCCAACGCCACGGCCACGGCGCCGGCCGGGACCCCCAACGCCACGGCCTCTCCGAGGAGCGAGGCGCCGCAGGACGCGCCCCCGCTGCAGAGCTCGGGGACCTCGGCCCGGCCGGGCGGCCGCCCCGGGGAGCAGCGGCGGCGGGAGCCGGAGGACGAAGCGCCGGCGGCGGCCCCCGGGAGTCGCTGA